From a single Populus trichocarpa isolate Nisqually-1 chromosome 17, P.trichocarpa_v4.1, whole genome shotgun sequence genomic region:
- the LOC18106838 gene encoding protein NLP9 translates to MDLEHLSCVDDDLPPATSSPWEKMEKALSLLKNSLGIGLQNLPYPHLCVPNSTLLEYRQLKGIIAFPVFDSDQPMHCRAVLELVTMEEKRDFDLETEKGFQAADLRINLQPRLRPECFSRDQRAELTEIANVTTAVCQTHRLPLALTWIPFDYTWGAVDDISKLRVRLRDSRMIRKCVFFIERTSCYADEEMQDFVHACEQLFMHSWQGAAGRAFIKYLPSFEPDVKENHVSEYPLAHHARKYNWNAAVAIWLRGSDADYNYILEFFLPILMKESSEQQGLVRNLKLTLRKTCKSLRMFSKEELLWERGSKVSKNNAKIEPAPNADGNMFTVCANNKDERYLKCGNGSMRL, encoded by the exons ATGGATTTGGAACATTTGTCTTGCGTCGATGATGATTTGCCTCCTGCAACGTCGAGTCCATGGGAAAAGATGGAAAAAGCGTTATCGTTGCTTAAAAATTCTTTAGGAATCGGCCTGCAAAATCTCCCTTACCCTCACTTGTGCGTCCCAAATTCTACGCTTCTTGAATATCGTCAACTGAAGGGTATTATTGCCTTTCCGGTCTTTGATTCTGATCAACCCATGCATTGCCGTGCTGTGCTAGAGCTTGTGACCATGGAGGAGAAACGGGATTTTGATTTAGAGACGGAAAAAGGTTTCCAG GCTGCGGATTTACGGATCAATTTACAACCTCGACTTCGTCCTGAG tgtTTTTCAAGGGATCAAAGAGCTGAGTTAACTGAAATCGCTAATGTTACCACAGCTGTATGCCAAACACACAGATTGCCACTTGCTCTGACATGGATTCCTTTTGATTATACCTGGGGAGCTGTTGATGATATTTCAAAATTGCGTGTCAGATTACGTGATTCAAGGATGATCCGGAAATGTGTATTTTTCATAGAGCGTACATCTTGTTATGCCGATGAGGAGATGCAAGACTTTGTGCATGCTTGTGAGCAACTATTTATGCACAGTTGGCAAGGTGCTGCTGGACGAGCCTTTATAAAATATCTTCCTTCCTTTGAGCCTGATGTGAAGGAAAATCATGTAAGCGAGTATCCTCTTGCTCATCACGCACGAAAGTATAATTGGAATGCTGCAGTTGCAATCTGGCTAAGGGGCAGTGATGCTGATTATAACTATATATTAGAGTTCTTTCTCCCTATCCTCATGAAAGAGAGTTCAGAGCAGCAAGGCTTGGTTAGGAACCTGAAGCTTACACTACGGAAAACTTGTAAGAGCTTGAGAATGTTTTCAAAAGAAGAATTACTCTGGGAACGAGGTTCTAAAGTTAGTAAAAACAATGCTAAAATTGAACCTGCTCCAAATGCTGATGGTAATATGTTCACCGTATGTGCTAATAATAAAGACGAAAGGTATCTGAAGTGTGGAAATGGTTCGATGAGGTTATAG